The Arachis ipaensis cultivar K30076 chromosome B07, Araip1.1, whole genome shotgun sequence genome includes a window with the following:
- the LOC107606429 gene encoding cytochrome b561 and DOMON domain-containing protein At5g35735-like, translating into MGKYLANLFGEKEKKQKRKNIAVIKLFVNHVWQVGDDVNGDQPLQHRVTLQNVDSTETINITSPDGQSYGQNRSFLRSVHGVLNIIGWGTLLPIGVIIARYFRVFPFIWDKVWFNIHVGFQLTGFLIGTAGWAIGLSLGRSSEYYTFHTHRTFDILIFTFSTIQMLSFRLKPKITDNYRKYWNMYHHFLGYGLLAIIVINIFKGISMLKGGVGWKWAYIGIIAFLGAIILTFEIVTWLRFMLKLPAISIPPKENKTNNNPTQNKQ; encoded by the exons ATGGGGAAGTATCTTGCAAATCTCTttggagaaaaagagaaaaagcaaaaaCGAAAGAACATAGCTGTTATAAAACTCTTTGTTAACCATGTGTGGCAAGTTGGAGATGATGTTAATGGTGACCAACCATTGCAGCACAGAGTCACCCTTCAGAATGTGGATAGCACTGAGACAATTAACATCACTTCTCCCGATGGCCAAAGCTATGGTCAGAACCGGAGTTTCCTTAGATCA GTGCATGGAGTTCTAAACATCATAGGGTGGGGAACACTACTACCAATTGGAGTAATAATAGCTCGGTACTTTAGAGTGTTTCCATTTATTTGGGACAAAGTTTGGTTCAATATCCACGTTGGTTTCCAATTAACTGGTTTTCTAATTGGCACTGCAGGTTGGGCTATTGGTCTTAGTCTTGGAAGATCTTCAGAGTATTACACCTTCCACACTCATCGAACCTTTGACATTCTCATTTTCACATTTAGCACAATCCAA ATGTTGTCATTTCGGTTAAAGCCAAAGATTACTGATAATTATAGAAAATACTGGAATATGTACCATCATTTTCTTGGCTATGGACTACTTGCAATCATAGTCATAAACATATTCAAAGGGATTTCAATGTTGAAAGGAGGAGTTGGATGGAAATGGGCATACATTGGAATCATTGCGTTTTTGGGTGCCATTATACTCACTTTTGAGATTGTCACATGGCTACGTTTCATGTTGAAGCTACCAGCAATCTCAATTCCACCAAAAGAAAACAAGACTAATAATAATCCCACACAAAACAAACAGTAG